Proteins encoded together in one Larus michahellis chromosome 4, bLarMic1.1, whole genome shotgun sequence window:
- the CHURC1 gene encoding protein Churchill, whose translation MCGGCVGTEYPERGTTCLEGGSFLLNFVGCAQCGRRDFVLLSNRAAGLHGGDEIVTYDHLCKNCHHLIARHEYTFSVVDDYQEYTMLCLLCGRAEDSVSILPDDPRQMTPLF comes from the exons ATGTGCGGGGGCTGCGTGGGCACTGAGTACCCGGAGCGG GGCACCACCTGCCTGGAAGgcggctccttcctcctcaattTCGTGGGATGCGCGCAGTGCGGCCGCCGGGACTTCGTGCTGCTCAGCAACCGCGCCGCCGGCCTGCACGGCGGGGACGAGATCGTCACCTACGACC ACCTGTGCAAGAACTGCCACCACTTGATTGCGCGCCATGAGTACACCTTCAGCGTGGTGGACGACTACCAG GAGTACACCATGCTGTGCCTGCTCTGCGGCCGCGCCGAGGACTCCGTCAGCATCCTCCCCGACGACCCGCGCCAGATGACCCCGCTCTTCTGA